Proteins co-encoded in one Pelodiscus sinensis isolate JC-2024 chromosome 7, ASM4963464v1, whole genome shotgun sequence genomic window:
- the CFAP65 gene encoding cilia- and flagella-associated protein 65 isoform X2, translating into MSLTLPIIFRPLEKKEYDDSICFEKPEGEFSVALRATLPRHELLFPDAIQLPLCAIHDFTEAAFPLCNIGDLITLFTWETPSPFHLVPVSGMLEPGAECVMKVTFQPQAALVYDETAICWFGDNEEQKRPLQLRAIAKYPHLLVSVVGELCEDIEHRNFRDVLCFGSVAVGTTMEKQVEIYNPSVVSVPFRIERAKEPLLRDWVFSCDVTQAVVPANEKLLVSVRFSPQTAGVQSVDYLTVVPVGHLTQTVLKVTGLCKGPLVSLQHSFVNFGWLSLGESAMQPLEISNISDVPAYYQFDVDGRESVFSFDRPCGVVSGMASLMLRVTFRPTHPIACYRRAVCLVHHQDPLFLDLFGTCHSDTTKPAILRPRHLSWYRTNMARGLTFYPPDILSSMLREGKLQMDGNGALMLPPQVPEDKPPETYPDIDAMTEYFHDGVTSDLTIFPPHVSVSGQEFDFGRCVPLQKVEPLPLCLTNHTNGKITVTWTRRPESPFRVSPETCDIPPLKSTALRLFFQPSQLNTLYAAELEGFAFYKVLRHYSNIEEESTMCPSWCLTIRLRGHTFEEDRQHFIPQYVLDAPRAFPAVGPHTNTYCSVLLWNTGPSPLTFCVSRDICPSVLVKPCSGYMAPGAQQIFLLAAQPAATAMQQHRLPLQLNAYAKYTQEILLQSSGEPLLLLLEGDGNLYFKPTCVGSSATRTYTIKNCTRLPMHFEWKIQQRDSKVLSVKPATGIIQPNAAMAQAWTFTPREETKYLLRSWVSVRRAQWSSAPESPESTRYTLRVIGEGALGTIRAQEEQLDLGNALVGSQQSCDLVLLNNGTCSLNYVLHVEQIITGPCNPEEVLSDPLALQLDPCKGIIPARSKAIVQVTVSPARQLHYTWLISYTISTPKALNPASTTGEQQALCCVVATGVYPTICITDVCAAGSASGISKLHLWRLFSLETLNQYLQRDPTSAELTYRAPTRHSVCLVPPVHTPVLLDFNFGAAPLEAEPSVVSLMLENSGVVPAEWAFLFPSDQKLDVEHWAESTEFDPSELHQMRVQDNQLFSVSPKSGRLFPGQEQTVQLSHRHDFIGTDRLPVLLKVSHGREILLNFLGVTVGQEQRYVHFTSTKHLFTPIAIGSSSPPRQIYELYNGGCMAVAYEIQLDSVTKIQEENFQHPVFVCLNPRGEIAPGSTSHIEWVFSPLEARTYSVDVPIHILEGDSALITFQGIGYDPHILGETAQFDQVSSPSVTPSSSKLTVPGQPAFLSQHRVCLGNIPVYSKPSRLVFLNNASESEAVLFAWRVGPSSASELLQIVPETGVMQPRASTHCIITLHASGNARFYSVDLVCEVVVQQSLAGYERALQAWEAERERQAVEFTISEKDLGAESNPKQHARNAPGSSAEEKLAQPPAATSKYKTLPPIKKPACAQPARQPLPEAAPAGQRSQRTVGQAGAPQVPPAAPWSDRQVPFHGRLPGQLLLRAALALPVLSPSPASRGSPGQAGEPVSASAPVCA; encoded by the exons TGACCTAATCACATTATTTACCTGGGAGACGCCGAGCCCCTTCCACCTGGTGCCGGTCAGTGGCATGCTGGAGCCCGGCGCTGAGTGCGTGATGAAGGTCACCTTCCAGCCCCAGGCGGCGCTGGTGTACGACGAGACCGCGATATGCTGGTTTGGGGACAATGAGGAACAGAAGAGGCCCCTCCAGCTAAGAGCCATTG CCAAATATCCCCAcctgctggtgagtgtggtgGGGGAGCTGTGCGAGGACATCGAGCATCGGAACTTCCGGGACGTGCTGTGCTTCGGGTCTGTGGCTGTTGGCACCACCATGGAGAAGCAAGTGGAGATCTACAACCCGTCCGTG gtcAGCGTCCCCTTCAGGATCGAGAGAGCAAAGGAACCCCTGCTCCGGGATTGGGTCTTCTCTTGTGATGTCACGCAGGCCGTTGTTCCAGCCAATGAGAAGCTGCTTGTCTCTGTGCGCTTTAGCCCCCAGACAGCCGGGGTGCAGAGTGTGGACTATCTCACCGTCGTGCCGGTAGGGCACCTCACCCAGACGGTCCTGAAGGTGACTGGCTTGTGCAAAG GTCCCTTAGTGTCCCTGCAACATTCCTTCGTCAACTTTGGCTGGCTCAGCCTTGGGGAGAGTGCGATGCAGCCTTTGGAAATCAGCAACATTTCTGATGTCCCCGCCTATTACCAGTTTGACGTGGATGGCCGGGAGAGCGTCTTCTCCTTTGACCGCCCATGTGGCGTCGTGAGCGGGATGGCGTCGCTCATGCTGCGGGTCACCTTTCGGCCGACTCACCCCATCGCCTGTTACCGCAGAGCGGTGTGCCTCGTCCACCACCAG GATCCATTGTTCCTGGATTTGTTTGGTACCTGCCACTCGGACACAACTAAACCAGCCATCCTGCGGCCCAGACACCTCTCGTGGTACAGGACCAACATGGCTCGGGGACTGACCTTCTACCCTCCGGACATCCTTAGCTCCATGCTGAGGGAGGGCAAGCTGCAGATGGATGGAAATGGAGCCCTCATGCTGCCTCCACAG GTCCCTGAAGACAAGCCCCCTGAGACGTATCCGGACATCGACGCCATGACCGAATACTTCCACGATGGCGTAACCAGCGACCTCACCATCTTCCCCCCGCACGTCAGCGTCAGCGGCCAGGAGTTTGACTTTGGGCGCTGTGTGCCGCTCCAGAAGGTGGAACCGCTTCCTCTCTGCCTGACCAATCACACCAACGGAAAGATCACTGTGACGTGGACACGCAGGCCGGAGAGTCCCTTCCGCGTGAGCCCTGAAACCTGCGACATCCCGCCGCTCAAGTCCACAGCCTTGCGCCTCTTTTTCCAGCCCTCTCAGCTCAACACTCTGtatgcagcagagctggagggcTTTGCCTTCTACAAG GTGCTGAGACACTATAGCAACATTGAAGAGGAGAGCACCATGTGCCCATCCTGGTGCCTGACCATCCGGCTCAGGGGCCACACCTTTGAAGAGGATCGGCAGCACTTCATCCCGCAGTATGTCCTGGACGCCCCCAGG gccttccCTGCGGTGGGTCCGCACACCAACACGTACTGCAGCGTGCTGCTCTGGAACAccggcccctcccctctcacctTCTGCGTGAGCCGGGACATCTGTCCCTCTGTGCTGGTCAAACCCTGCTCGGGGTACatggccccaggagcccagcagatCTTCCTTCTGGCCGCACAGCCGGCGGCCACGGCcatgcagcagcacaggctgcccTTGCAGCTGAACGCCTATGCCAAGTACACCCAG GAGatcctgctgcagagcagtggCGAACCCCTGCTGTTGCTCTTGGAGGGAGATGGGAATCTGTACTTCAAGCCTACCTGTGTGGGAAGCTCAGCCACGCGCACGTACACCATAAAGAACTGCACGAGACTGCCCATGCACTTCGAGTGGAAGATCCAGCAGCGTGACAGCAAGGTCCTGTCTGTCAAGCCCGCCACAGGGATCATCCAGCCCAATGCAGCCATG GCGCAGGCATGGACCTTTACTCCAAGGGAGGAGACCAAGTATCTCCTGCGAAGCTGGGTGTCAGTGCGCAGAGCCCAATGGAGTTCAGCCCCTGAGTCTCCCGAGAGCACCCGCTACACCCTGCGGGTGATTGGAGAGGGGGCACTGGGCACCATTAGG GCGCAAGAGGAGCAGCTGGACCTCGGGAATGCTCTGGTTGGCAGCCAGCAGTCCTGTGACCTTGTGCTGTTGAATAACGGGACCTGCTCTCTGAACTACGTCCTCCACGTGGAGCAGATCATCACAGGCCCCTGCAACCCCGAGGAAGTCCTCAGTGACCCGCTTG CTTTACAGCTGGATCCTTGCAAAGGGATCATTCCTGCGAGATCAAAGGCCATCGTCCAAGTAACTGTCAGCCCAGCCCGTCAGCTGCATTACACCTGGTTGATCAGTTACACCATTTCCACGCCCAAAG CTCTGAACCCTGCAAGCaccacaggggagcagcaggcgCTCTGCTGCGTAGTGGCCACAGGCGTCTACCCAACTATCTGCATCACAGACGTGTGCGCAGCCGGAAGTGCCAGTGGCATCAGCAAGCTGCACCTTTGGAGGCTCTTCTCGCTGGAAACGCTGAACCAGTACCTGCAGCGGGACCCCACCTCCGCAGAGCTCACCTACAGGGCTCCCACGAGGCACAG CGTCTGCCTGGTCCCCCCCGTGCACACCCCCGTCCTGCTGGACTTCAACTTTGGGGCTGCCCCCCTGGAAGCCGAGCCGTCCGTGGTGAGCCTCATGCTGGAGAACAGCGGGGTGGTGCCTGCGGAATG GGCCTTTCTGTTCCCCTCTGACCAGAAGCTGGATGTGGAGCACTGGGCGGAGAGCACAGAGTTCGACCCCAGTGAGCTGCACCAGATGCGAGTCCAGGACAACCAGCTCTTCAGCGTGTCTCCAAAGTCGGGCAGACTCTTCCCAGGACAGGAGCAAACGGTGCAGCTCTCACACAG ACATGATTTCATCGGCACCGATCGGCTCCCGGTCCTGCTGAAGGTCTCCCATGGCCGTGAGATTCTG CTGAATTTCCTTGGCGTGACCGTGGGACAGGAGCAGCGGTACGTTCACTTCACCTCCACCAAGCACCTGTTCACTCCCATCGCCATTGGCAGCTCCAGCCCACCCCGACAG atcTATGAGCTGTACAACGGGGGCTGCATGGCTGTGGCTTATGAGATTCAGCTGGACTCTGTGACGAAGATCCAGGAGGAGAATTTCCAGCACCCGGTGTTTGTCTGTCTGAACCCCAGGGGGGAGATCGCTCCCGGCTCGACAAGCCACATCGAGTGGGTCTTCTCGCCGCTGGAAGCCAGGACGTACTCC GTGGATGTCCCCATCCACATCTTGGAGGGAGATTCAGCTCTGATCACCTTCCAGGGAATAGGCTACGACCCCCATATTCTGGGAGAGACCGCCCAGTTCGACCAAGTCTCGTCTCCTTCCGTGACTCCGAGCTCTTCCAAACTGACCGTGCCTGGGCAG CCAGCCTTCTTGTCCCAGCACAGGGTGTGCCTCGGAAACATCCCAGTCTACAGCAAGCCCAGCCGGCTCGTCTTTCTCAACAATGCCTCCGAGAGTGAGGCAGTCCTCTTTGCCTGGCGCGTCGGCCCATCGAGTGCGAGCGAG TTGCTACAGATCGTACCGGAGACGGGGgtcatgcagcccagggccagtacCCACTGCATCATCACCCTGCACGCATCTGGGAACGCACGCTTCTACAGCGTGGATCTGGTGTGTGAG GTGGTCGTGCAGCAGAGCCTGGCTGGCTATGAGCGGGCGCTGCAGGCGTGGGAAGCCGAGCGGGAGCGGCAGGCTGTGGAATTCACCATCTCGGAGAAGGACCTGGGTGCGGAGAGCAATCCGAAGCAGCATGCCCGA AACGCGCCAGGCTCCTCTGCCGAGGAAAAACTCGCTCAGCCCCCCGCGGCGACCAGCAAGTACAAG ACTCTGCCCCCCATTAAAAAACCTGCCTGCGCCCAGCCTGCCCGCCAGCCGCTGCCAGAGGCGGCCCCTGCTGGACAGAGAAGCCAGCGGACGGTGGGCCAAGCCGGAGCCCCCCAGGTCCCACCTGCTGCACCTTGGAGTGACCGCCAGGTCCCATTCCATGGACGACTTCCTGGGCAGCTTCTGCTCCGAGCTGCCCTCGCACTTCCTGTGCTG AGCCCATCTCCCGCATCGAGAGGTTCtccgggccaggctggggagcCAGTGTCTGCTTCAGCCCCGGTGTGTGCGTGA